From Ovis aries strain OAR_USU_Benz2616 breed Rambouillet chromosome 21, ARS-UI_Ramb_v3.0, whole genome shotgun sequence, a single genomic window includes:
- the LOC101106894 gene encoding putative olfactory receptor 8G3, with translation MNPGNHSSVTDFILAGLTEKPELQIPLLVFFLGIYSVTVVGNLGMITLIGLNSHLHTPMYYFLTNLSFIDFCLSTVITPKMLVNFVTEKNIISYPECMTQLYFFIAFIIAECYMLAVMAYDRYVAICNPLLYNIIMSYYRCFQLTVTVYILCIIESAIHTGFMIRLCFCKAKVVNHYFCDLLPLLELSCSSISMNELLALVFSAFNILISVLTILASYIFILSRILQIHSTEGRSKAFSTCSSHISAIAVFYGSAAFMYLQPSSVSSMDQGKVSSVFYTCIVPMLNPLIYSLRNKDVKFALKKILESGKFR, from the coding sequence ATGAACCCTGGAAATCACTCCTCAGTAACTGACTTCATCCTCGCTGGGCTCACAGAGAAACCAGAGCTCCAGATACCCCTTCTGGTCTTCTTCCTAGGAATCTACTCAGTCACAGTGGTGGGGAACCTGGGCATGATCACACTGATAGGGCTCAATTCTCACctgcacacccccatgtactatTTTCTCACCAATTTGTCCTTTATTGATTTCTGTCTTTCCACTGTCATTACCCCCAAAATGCTGGTGAACTTTGtgacagagaaaaatatcatCTCCTACCCTGAATGTATGACTCAGCTATAtttctttattgcttttattattgcAGAATGTTATATGCTGGCTGTAATGGCATATGACCGCTATGTTGCCATTTGTAACcctttgctttacaatatcatcATGTCTTATTATAGGTGCTTCCAGCTCACAGTGACAGTTTATATTTTGTGCATCATTGAATCTGCAATCCACACAGGCTTTATGATTAGACTCTGTTTCTGCAAGGCCAAAGTGGTTAACCATTATTTTTGTGATCTCTTGCCACTCTTGGAGCTATCCTGTTCTAGCATCTCCATGAATGAATTATTGGCTCTAGTCTTTAGTGCTTTTAATATCCTGATTTCTGTTTTAACCATCCTTGCTTCCTACATTTTCATCCTCTCTAGAATCCTTCAAATCCACTCCACTGAAGGCAGGTCCAAAGCCTTCAGCACATGCAGCTCCCATATCTCAGCTATTGCTGTTTTCTATGGATCTGCAGCATTTATGTACCTGCAGCCATCATCAGTCAGCTCCATGGACCAAGGGAAAGTGTCCTCTGTGTTTTATACCTGCATTGTTCCCATGCTAAACCCTCTCATCTACAGTCTGCGGAATAAGGATGTCAAATTTGCTCTGAAGAAAATTCTGGAGAGTGGAAAATTTAGATGA